Genomic window (Nilaparvata lugens isolate BPH chromosome 7, ASM1435652v1, whole genome shotgun sequence):
agattgtttaattgcagcttattatcttcgtaaacgaaagattaaaagacgtaaatatcaagttcacccgatggtcgcctAAAGagaatttagtaccattatatacatcattgcttggggtgaagatacatttttcaactacctcagaatgtccatcagaaattttgatgagttatttcgagcttgtatcaccattgggaatacttgcagtcactttaagctacggatcaaataaatgtagataatattaataatatatgattttttcaataaaaaatgtggaaatgattgaagaaatttatagaaaactctgaattcaaatatgacactattaattgaattcattcattatgctattcaattcaatatcagctgattgtcgggtagaggtgtcagcacattggtcATGTTGCGACCGGGCTACTGAtgagtacagctctgaaagcttctattgtttcaatagcgcgtcagtcgaccgatggaacggatgcgcacgagctcgaccgatggtcttCTTAGCTGTATAAAACGCACGGTCCTGACCGTGCtcatgcgtgccgtcagtcctgctctgtacggatacatggaatatctatggaaTAGGCTAACAGCTAGACTACCAACTTAGTCTCCTAGGATTATACAAGTAGTGTCGTTGATCCCATGCTCTCTGATCACAGTGCAGTGGTTTTCCAGGCACAGATCTGCAACACTGTTGCCCTTTCTACCCAGGCAGCATGGAAAGAAAGCCACTGTTGCTACTCCAAAGTGGTGGGGAAAGTACACTTCTCACTGCCACTACAGAAAGCTGGCATCGACTGGTGGGAGTTTTTTTTGGACAAGACGGGAGTAAATACTGGAAATGCTACTGGCAGGGTTTGTGGATGTTTTCAACTCTGTGTTTCAAAGTGAAGACACATTGAGTCAGGAATCAGGGTAAGGAGAACATACCAACTACAGGAAATAGGCCATGGTTTTCAGAGAAGCTGAACATTGAAAGAAACCTGGTGCTATCACTTCACCATCAAAACCAAACATCAGTCTAATCTGAAGCAATAACCTCCTGGTaccatcaatatctgaaacaaAGGAAACATTACAGGACTCAGGTTAGCCTAGCGAGAAGGAGCACACATCTGAGATCAAGTCAGCAACAAACACTTGCAAGGCAGTTGGGATGTTATCAGCACACATCGTCCAAAGAAACCCCAGGTGGAACGGCCACTCAGCCCAGAtgacttgaataattattttgatggaGCTGTGGATGGTATACTGCCCAGTATGTCAGAGTGCAACTTCAATGCAGCTATCAATATAGGTCCAGCATAACATTTAGGTCTGGAAACCCATTTCAGCAGACACCAATTTCATTGGGAACCTGAAGAATCAAAAACGCAGGATATTCAGGGATTTCCCACTTTTGTGTTGAAGGCAATGGCAGAAATAATAGTGTAACCAATGGCTGCTGCCATGAACAGCTGCTTTGAGTCTGGAAGGTTCCCTGATATCCTCGAAGTAGCCAGGACCATTCATAAGAGAGGAGATACTGATAAACCTGCAAACTATAGACCAATCTCTCCAGTATTCTCAAAGGTTAGAGGTATGTGACCTCagtaaggccggttacagagctcgaccgaccgtcagtccgtatgtaccatcctgaccgtacgcatcgatgaatcagttttacacattcagagctcgaccgaccgtcatcctgaccatacatcagtttttctgactcacaaaatggacgcctttacagattgtttaattgcagcttattatcttcgtaaacgaaagattaaaagacgtaaatatcaagttcacccgatggtcgcctAAAGagaatttagtaccattatatacatcattgcttggggtgaagatacatttttcaactacctcagaatgtccatcagaaattttgatgagttatttcgagcttgtatcaccattgggaatacttgcagtcactttaagctacggatcaaataaatgtagataatattaataatatatgattttttcaataaaaaatgtggaaatgattgaagaaatttatagaaaactctgaattcaaatatgacactattaattgaattcattcattatgctattcaattcaatatcagctgattgtcgggtagaggtgtcagcacattggtcATGTTGCGACCGGGCTACTGAtgagtacagctctgaaagcttctattgtttcaatagcgcgtcagtcgaccgatggaacggatgcgcacgagctcgaccgatggtcttCTTAGCTGTATAAAACGCACGGTCCTGACCGTGCtcatgcgtgccgtcagtcctgctctgtacggatacatggaatatctatggaaaagatAAGCGagactgacgtacgcactgacggtcggtcgagctctgtaaccggcctaggGCTTTTGACTGTCTGCCCCATATACTCCTGATCATCAAACTTTAGAGGTATGGCCTGGGTGGCACAGTCCTATGGATTGGAGTAATCCTACTGAGGAACAGAGGATTGGGTGGTTCAGATTGGTGGTGCTTCTTCCAGACTGCAAAGTGTGAATCATGGAGTTATGCAAGGATCTGTTTTGGGCTCACTGATGTTTATTTGGCTTATGAACAACTTCACAAGCTACCAGGGTGCAGTTCTCTTTATGGACGACATCACATCTCCAGGGCTTCCCCCATGATACAAGTACAGACCAGGTGTGCCAGTCTGGTTGAGCAGGTTTGCAGCAAACGAGTTGTAGCTAAATGAGGAAAATACATCCTTCCTTGTCTGTTTATTGAAGAGGCACGGAGATGAAGGTAAACTGGTATTTTTTAATTCGCGGAGACACAATGGGAGCCTGTTGAATATTTTCAGGGTGCGAATTGGAAAACTGGGTACAAGTAGGCTATTTATCGTACAGTAGGATACTCACATTTCTCTTAGTACCATAACTGATGAAGAAAGTTGTCCAGGAAGATTAGCACTGATACTAGGCTACATAGCATAAtatagaaaaattaatcatcatttttgtGTTACCCAACATCCTAAACTTTAAAAGAACGCAGGACTCAGGCCGGTAATCTACTAGCCTGTCTAGTCTGAGTTTCAGATAGATTAGACTTTAGACAAGCATAAAGAAAACAACAGGCAAGAAGCGAAGGCAAAATAAAGTTAAAAGTGGCATTTTTTAAATTTGGTAAGCAAAGactttgaaaactttaaaaacttgacgtgtgaaaattattgtaaaaatttttaaaCTAAAAACGcgtaaaaattattatgaactcGTTTCAAaagaaagtatcatttttaaCTTTTACTGTATCAACACCAACTACGTACTGTCTACTGTGTAGGTACTGTAAAGTAAACTGTAAAGttttgttttatcatttttattctaatgcCGCTCCCACACTCTTGCCAAGTGCATGCAAAGGGTATAGAAGATGGAGGCTTACTACAATGTGCCATTCAGCATTCACTCAAACAACAGCCGCATACAGAGCAGTTTGGCGTTGGTTTGGCAAGCGACTTCAACTTGGCAAGAGCAAGGCGCTGGCCAATAGCAGACGACACGCTCATCTTGATCAACAGATGGTTAACAGCAGAGATCAACAGATACTAGGCAGAGAGAGGGAACGTCCACATAGAAAGTTTTCAAACTGATTTCCTGATCACTGttgttttttgtttattaattattaatgtttaagTTTTGAGAATGGCACTTCTTTCTAGCAAGGAAAAATATCATACATTTAATGGTTTGAATTGTCTAGTGAAAGGATTAGAAGGACGTTTTACAACTATAGATTTACGGAATGAATCATTTGTTACAGGAAAAATTGAAGAAGTCGATGGGTAAGTCAATAAGTGGACATTATAACATTACTATTACAACCATTTCCGTACCTTAAGGTTAACAAGTTAATTTTACTTTGTATGGTAGTCTAAACTTAATCTGTAAACttcatacattattattattgctatcACATAGACTGCAAATGGCAGGGAAGccaagaaataatataataaatatacctACCTATATTATAGGTAGAAAGTGCGGCTTTATAAAAAATGCCATGCCCGTTTTGACACATTTTATTTAGCTCATTCTGGTGCCTCATATTCTGCTGCAAAAATCTGCAACTTTTCTAAGCATGGACATAATCTTTAACGTTGTTTTAGTGGTATCGGTAAGGTTTTAACTATACGGACGTCTCAGACGTTCTCCATAAGAGGCCCTGCATTTTCTGAAGACGCGCAAAATGAATTCAGTGCTTAAGACGCTCGTATATTTTGGCCTAAAATTTCCTTGGCGGTGACAGCCGTGACGGTGAAGCACATAACCTAtagattatattcatttttttcaatggaTTACTATTTTGTATGATATTTATGACGGTGGATGAATTAGAAGTGTTGGCTACTATATAGATTTTGCAATTTATATCAAATGAATCATcaaatctaatgaatttataggttatgaaCTCTAGCCGTGACGGCTTTAATCACGCATCCCAAGACGCCTGACCACTGGTCTTGAGACGCCAGCTTATAGCCGCAAGTCTTGAAACGCAGCTAATGGATTGCACCTTTAGTTGGCGTAGtcagaatttttttaaatttttgccATGCAAACTACTCCAGCTCCTTCTGCTTTCAATCATCGAATAAGAGTTTACCAAAAGCCTACCTCGCTTCTTCCACAAGCCATTAATTTAAGATCTCTATCAATATTGAGAGTTTAGTGTAAGAGATGTCCGACTGCCCTTACTCCGCTCTctaggaaaaataaaggcagtcattcaattcaatatctagCCTCCATATTCAATAATGGTTACTGTAAAAGACTAGTTTATTATGATCTTTCCTATTTATTTAACAGACTTTCTAAAACTATTCGTGACTACTTCAAGAAGGACGTTATGTTTTATCACAATAATAGTTgcacaataaatttataaaactaataatatacGTGAAAAATTATTATGGAAGGCTGTGGAAAACATTTTACCATGTGCTtacattattcttttttttgttggctgaagtttaaaattttatttccttCATTATCACAGCCGTCTGCCTAAACGATAAAATCTAATTGTTATGGTGTGAAATAATTTTTCCTTGtcctttatattttatttattttttgaaaaataaaatagtgtCATAAAATTTTGTCCAAGTCTATCCAACTTCTGTCACTAACTTTTCTGTAAATAAGCACCAGTCGAAAAACCTACGGGTTTGGCAGAACcctcagtttttttttttttttttttaattgtaaatgaaaaattttgatttgatttttttcaccaGGAACGACCAAGTTAAAATACATGAATTatactttttttaaattataatatgtGGAATTGACAGAATTTTTGTgtatagttttaattttatacTTTGCTTTTCACAGTTACATGAACTTGACGATGTCAAAAGTCATCTTCACAGATCAGTGCGGGAGGTGTCTAGAGTTCGACACATTCTTTGTGCAGAACAGAATTATTAGATATGTCCACATTCCAGTGAAGGTTAGTAAAGAAATTATTGTGAACGGATTCCAACTTGAATAGTTTATCTGTGTCGAGTAGTGAAAATATGCTACTAGTCACATGCCGACGGCCAGTGTTGCCTAACAATAATACAAGTTTTTGGTACAGAATTGAGTCAATAGTTTGCTTACAGACTCTTGTCATTTTTTGTCCTAAAAATGTTGGCAGGTCTAATAAATTAGCTCCTCCAAGGTTCCATCCTAAACTAAATTCATAACTCAATCCAATTCAACAGTCTAATTAGACAGTCTATTGTTCAATAACTTGATCTAATAAGTACGGTATCGAATTTTACTCTTCCACAGTACTTGTTAAGTTCTTGTTGAGTCGCTGCACGATGAAGATAGGTCCAGTGCCTTGGAATATGTCCCAACTCAACTTAACAAGTTACTATTGTTATGAAGgtaaaattatattcttaatttagattataactCATTTTAGCTCTTacgaaagagaaagagagagatctTGATAATCTAGGTCTACAAGAGTATCATCTTTTGCAAAAAAATAGTGCAGTCTCATGAGTTTGgagaagatagaaaaaaatagaaaatcttttttctatcattttctatagatttctatttttctattctacTTTTCCTATCTTCGATATAAAATAATCGAGCAAGTCCACTAGTGACTTTTTTATCCTGTTACAgattaaataaaacatttcTATTTAGCGGTTGTCATTGCTCCATTAATTTTATAGTTTCTTCCACcaatgttaaaattaaactacAAGTATAGACCTAActgtcaaaataaaatattgggTAATGGCGTAGctacattttcaaataaatttcggaagcatttttgctatttttattaattattttttatttactcttCCAAGAAACAAACACAACCTGTTCGTGCAATTCATTCTATTTCATACAATAATGATTTTTACCGGCACGTTTTTGGTTGACAGTTGAATGTGATGGACATCATACAAACGCAATTGGAATCCAATCGCCGAAAAGCACCAGAAAAGAAGCACACATTCAAACATAAGAGAGCACTAGCAAATCAGAAGGAATCTATGAGAAGAGTGGCAGAAATGAAAAAGGCTTCACAAACTGATAAAAAAGactaatatttttgaaatcataattatttttttcttcttcaaataaCTGTACAATTTTagctaaaatgacaaaaaactATTTTACTAAAAAAACTTTTATCTATACAAAAGTTGTAGGGTATGTCAATGCTCATGTCAGTCAGTTGTCATAAGCTGAAGTCTAGTATAACACGACAGCataatgttcaattatttcGCTAAGGATCAATTCTTAAACGTATTTGTAAATagttaaattattcattttgacaGTGTTAtgtgatttatttttttaataaatatttttatttctcatacAAGTCTCTGCGTAGCTCTCTGCCCCATGATAGATATCGTTTATATTGCACCAGATTAGGTGCACCATAATACGTACTGAATAAAACATTGAATAAGATGTGAATACGTTTTACTAATGAAGAAGTGAACAAGTTTCCTTGATGAAGTGAACACTACTACAGTAAAATTAATATAAGAGTGGCTTAACGGTGCCCATATGAACAAAATTCAAAAGACTATTGCACATTGAATGTACTTgtaaaaaattttttaaaagagTTTCAAATGACATTTATTTTAGAAGTAGAGATTTGTTTCTAATTATTGGATTTGTAATCAACTGCAAGAGATGAAACACTGTATGACAGGGTAGTTTTAAGCAGGGTACGAGTTTTAACACACAGCTTGAACAACATAACGTGTTAGATGAGGTAAACTTtactttaattattattatacatcaATTTAATGCAAAGAATATATTAGGCTATTCATTTCTAGCTGTTTGAAAAAGCTCAACTATAGTACCTACCGTACTGTATTGGTtttctaaatacagtaatgCAATGATGTACTAATATTGGCGagcatttatcaataaaaatcatttttggTAACGAATTAAATTAATTGCAATCTACGGAAATACTGTAAGTTCTATTTTTATAGTTGATTTAACATTATAATCTAAAAGTTTCAATATAGGAATCATGAGCTTTTATGGTGTCTCcgtgaaaacaattgtataaaaacaaaaaatgctaATACAAACACATAGcctaaatataatttatagtgacTGAAAGCATAGAAATAAGATAgtttatgctatattttctgtatgCTGAAAGTCACTTGAAAAGCATAGCCTATTAATACTAAAAAGTACTAAATAAGACTTTGTACCGTTtataaatatcttaaaataCTTTCAAATAATGTTACTTTTTGGTAGAAGAGTATATAGGCCTAAATATTCTAGGAATTCacatatttgaataaatcagtTGAAAGGGTTACATTCGATTTGTTGAAAGATGAATAGATACTGTAGATATCTCCTTGTTGAGAGGAGATTCTCTCCTCATTCTGGAGAGATTAACTTTCAGTGGCTCAATAGTATTAAATTAGCTCAATCATTATGATTTCACAAAAACtgtatatttttctgtgtgtCGACCACTAAGAACTTCGATTACATCTTatggcaactcagcttatagagcatgaaactttctctcatttaagaccaatcgcaagctTCTATCATGTGTTGTattcattttagagactctttaataacagtaaaatcgcaagaaaaatgagaaaataaagatcatcattcaattggctgtaactttttaacggcattgaaaacagaagtatatttcatgggagtgaaaagaggagaaaattcatcacaacctccaCTACTTTCtggatttttatctgaagtgttccacaagatacgcaacgttgcatatgcgagactatgaaaatgggggaaatatcacaaatttctcgcacattcaaagttgcgtatcttgtggaacacttcggataaaaaatcaaaaaagtagtcctgcgcgaccagtcaattcattggaaatgaaatcttattatctttaatattatatagagaatgctttatctcgataaattcaaggttctcgagattgaatggaaaacttaaaaaagtccaaaattttgggggtgaagtcgccctctggcgtgtgagcaaatttcagattagaatttagcgccccaaaatacagatagaacgaTCGAAAAAAATGCTTTCGGGGCTGtctcctgaaaaacgaccatttgactggactataagttgttatcctattatattaagcgagcaatttctgtatatctgtttgtatttttctattctaatatcTGATATCatgttatatggttatttatgttcgacggatctcgaaaacggctctaacgattttcacgaaattcggaatataccgtagtaggtttatgatatcaaaattcgattgcactaggtctcatccctgagaaaactccctgaaggacatgaaaaggataattcatccttggaaaaacagatgatgatttcgtcgtctgtcgataacagaagatgtgtgtgcctgtgtgggagatcagctgtgtaatcaattagcttatcgtatctcgcgagaaatctagaaattttaattcactcgatcaaaatacagtaatctgatttgttcacatgagatggtatatatcataatattcaaagttaatcattattttacagctctaagtgattagtgagtgttattttgttattcaatttggtatgtaaacaatctaaattagaacttttatgttttcaaatatttggactgaaaatttcacttgaattcaagtctatgaaacataacctactttttggaagattaaatattccaactataatttttatagtggataaataagaaaattcgaggaagaaacagttttgggctgtgcctgttagtccttccccaatcatttcaaagaattgagttctgtttatcaatgaataaataacgagcaaagcttggtgccccgatatttggtattaatagatagaatttacaaaatgtacttgttcagatgatatctttattccaaaaatcaaaccatttgaagatacattttgttcacTTGTGTtattatttactcctgtaatgttaaaaagtaaatactaccaacaacacaatatcagtgacaacctgttccaatttatgataaatatcggggcaccgagctccgctctggggtacctacaaaagcatataaaaattattaagaaagaagaaattataataaatattcatagttcatatagaaaggttctatctaatcacagtggattgagattaattcgcagaggaatgcaaaaatttttctcacaaaagcatgttaaattttaatcctgattaatttcacgagaaacaaatcacagaagaccatctcaaaaagatggcttatctgattggttctactggaattaatcaggattaaaatttaaccggcttttgtacaactgccactaggtacctgattgaattaggtacaaaagttcaacagctgagtcataattttgtctgagtcccacacacatgcactcgctcactcacttccaccatcaatagacgacgaaattatcagctgtttccaaggatgaataaattcttttaatgtccttcagcgagtttccctagggatgagaactagtgcaatcgaatttttatattataaacatactATGTTCTGAATAAAACATTGAATAAGATGTGAATACGTTTTACTAATGAAGAAGTGAACAAGTTTCCTTGATGAAGTGAACACTACTACAGTAAAATTAATATAAGAGTGGCTTAACGGTGCCCATATGAACAAAATTCAATAGACTATTGCACATTGAATGTACTtgtaaaaaatttttaaaagagtTTCAAATGACATTTATTTTAGAAGTAGAGATTTGTTTCTAATTATTGGATTTGTAATCAACTGCAAGAGATGAAACACTGTATGACAGGGTAGTTTTAAGCAGGGTACGAGTTTTAACACACAGCTTGAACAACATAACGTGTTAGATGAGGTAAACTTtactttaattattattatacatcaATTTAATGCAAAGAATATATTAGGCTATTCATTTCTAGCTGTTTGAAAAAGCTCAACTAGAGTACCTACCGTACTGTATTGGTtttctaaatacagtaatgCAATGATGTACTAATATTGGcgagaatttatcaataaaaatcatttttggTAACGAATTAAATTAATTGCAATCTACGGAAATACTGTAAGTTCTAGTTTTATAGTAAATTTAACATTATAATCTAAAAGTTTCAATATAGGAATCATGAACTTTTATGGTGTCTccttgaaaacaattatataaaatcaaaaaatgttaataCAAACACTTAGcctaaatataatttatagtgacTGAAAGCATAGAAATAAGATAgtttatgctatattttctgtatgCTGGAAGTCACTTGAAAAGCATAGCCTATTAATACTAAAAAGTACTAAATATGGTACTGTTCCGTTtataaatatcttaaaataCTTTCAAATAATGTTACTTTTTGGTAGAAGAGTATATAGGCCTAAATATTCTAGGAATTCacatatttgaataaatcagtTGAAAGGGTTACATTCGATTTGTTGAAAGATGAATAGATACTGTAGATATCTCCTTGTTGAGAGGAGATTCTCTCCTCATTCTGGAGAGATTAACTTTCAGTGGCTCAATAGTATTAAATTAGCTCAATCATTATGATTTCACAAAAACtgtatatttttctgtgtgtCGACCACTAAGAACTTCGATTACATCTCAAGCTTGGTAGTTAAGACTTCTAATGCAGTATCAACAAGTCGTTAGAATATCCTATTCAATAGCAGTTTTTGTTGTACCAGttgagttgaaaaatataaaattatcagaatttaataataattcgtaATATTTCCCAAGTTTGGAATGAGTTCAAGTGTCACACTCTGCTCTCCGGGGAAGAAACTGGATTGCCTTTTGTCCCCACCGGGGTGTGGTGTCCTGGCTTGGGTTTGCCCGTCTTCTTAATGCCCACATACCACCCGTTATGGGCATACTTGTGCGAAAGGTATGTATTGTAGTTAGCTAGGAATGCTTCAACGAATACTGTGGCTGGTTCATCTCTGTTTGGCTGCAAATAAACCCATATATACGTTTTTaatctcaatataatatataaataaacttGAAGAGCACTGCTTTGAATTCTTGTTAATGTTCTCTTTTATCATCAATAGTGTTATCATTCTTATAAATATAGATAGATTATAAActacacgtaatactgtacgtatcatttcatattatattgatataatagaataatttttattacacTTGCTCAAAATACAATATGCATAAATATTACAAAGCAATGAAATAATCTGGTGTGCACACTcacattactttccttgccagtatcaaatatttctcaatagtatgtaggcctactcttgCTTTGCTTAGGAACTCCTTCAAAGTATTAGTGTAATTTTATCCAATAGAAAAAGGTGGTACTGTATTTAcattttacttattattaaaatgtatttcactttattgttattaattgattttatgGTCTTCAAATTGCTTATTTCAATCATCATTTTCATATCAATTCTTATGTGCagtacattttttaaattgtattattattaatttcattatatgaatctgtcaataatattataattgattatcaatattaCCGTATTGATTTAAACATATAATGTGAAGTAAAATGATTATGCAGTAGTGGTATTTATTACCTGTAAATACGGTGTTTAGTTGAATTCTATTatcaaaatagaattattttacaATCAACTCTCAAAATAAGGTAGTTGATAgttttaaacaaataatatcttCTACTATAAATAGCCTAATTTATTGATCTTCAAggattttgttttcaaattcattcagaTCCCAGCACCCGAGAAATAATCACTCACCTCGCCATATAATCCTCCGTGGCGGTTCATAGCCAAATAGAGGTTTGCTTCTATTCCTCGTATTCTTACTTCATTGACTGGTCCAGCAGATGATAGTTCCAACATTGCTGAGTGTGTTCATGAAATAAGACGAAATTGATGATCAATGTTCaacagaagaatacaaattctTGAATTTTACGAGTCTCTTCTTTAAACAACTGAAACTTGACAATTATAAATCAGACGAAATATTCTGTTCCTTACCATATTTGTAGCAATTCTCATTGACTCCAATGACACTGCCATCTGGCATTATGGCAAGGTGGAATTGAGTGCGACAGTACAGCTGCATTCGAAATCCGTAGTTTGGATTTCCTTCTCTGAATGGCAGTCCTTGGTAAGTTCTCGGGTTTGTTGGGCAAAAACAACGACTGTAAAATGAGAACATTTTCAGAATACTGGTCACAAATATTgtgaagtttttgaaaattgcagTACCTACAAAATTATTGTCAACTGGCATGATAAAATAAACCCCCTACCGCTAACGGCTTCGTTatctattaaaaataattttaatgaaatcgatTAGAATTGTTCGCATGTTGAATGTGGGGAATGTATAGCGACCGAGTTAAATTACCAGTTGACGCATTGAGGATTATTTTGCACTGGTATAGTAGGGTTACTTG
Coding sequences:
- the LOC111052284 gene encoding U7 snRNA-associated Sm-like protein LSm10 codes for the protein MALLSSKEKYHTFNGLNCLVKGLEGRFTTIDLRNESFVTGKIEEVDGYMNLTMSKVIFTDQCGRCLEFDTFFVQNRIIRYVHIPVKLNVMDIIQTQLESNRRKAPEKKHTFKHKRALANQKESMRRVAEMKKASQTDKKD
- the LOC111052283 gene encoding fibroblast growth factor 1, with protein sequence MSEDTDQNDEASGSNSRCFCPTNPRTYQGLPFREGNPNYGFRMQLYCRTQFHLAIMPDGSVIGVNENCYKYAMLELSSAGPVNEVRIRGIEANLYLAMNRHGGLYGEPNRDEPATVFVEAFLANYNTYLSHKYAHNGWYVGIKKTGKPKPGHHTPVGTKGNPVSSPESRV